One stretch of Plasmodium vivax chromosome 8, whole genome shotgun sequence DNA includes these proteins:
- a CDS encoding phosphatidylinositol 3- and 4-kinase, putative (encoded by transcript PVX_119670A) has protein sequence MGSNSLPMSQQMYFSTHNALRINDENDVISTLFYEINGNRHISLLIFPFYDVQMLKRLLIKKLNLPGGVKVNDIIIFYKGIKLPNYRIISTYLESTSRNEKKKKKKKKKLNKLYWAIKDTNPNASIRVIDQKSYPPFFENILHDIKLAFKKNISPKLTMDGTGGTYLLFNSKKKVCSVFKPLDEEAFAPFNPRGYEGKMYQEGFRSGVLSGEGASREIAAYILDNSYNNFSSVPCTIMVEACNPHFNNKSKLKYVDNEATLKWKCGSLQEFVDSRESVGNYDYKQFSIRDIHKIAILDIRVMNLDRNDGNILVSPLKSLKDSCNQFLYRNNRSLGTTDEDILKRIVTIEKKPSRYSLIPIDHGLIMPHIMDVAEIDLVWFEWPQTKVPFDDEELEVIFTFDPDKDAEKIRNKLLIREDCIRTMRVCTRLLQIGARMHLNLHEIAKISTRKSIDEESVLEHLVRDSIVQAYQMMDYTSLMSTNRLGHILDLAEIKINKKKKNSKMKTIEHIDEALKGANETADMKRIENATCRFSPLSKDKCRSLDYSFGKCLPSGYTCQIVKGVINAEDKLSGGSSKGKKEGRSPLGSRDRSVETLTYGTSGGSLVHPPGIAAGEPSSVGAHPGEVQSKDGAVEESALESASRGSGVTPPGIIPSEGIPPGIIPPGGIESGIIPPGEAKGSLSNEFEALKRKEKSAYDGLYGTADVDLNAGSNQNEQNKTSTNSLSNRSDYTLVTASSSSCVDEKGGSNSGSGGERKGEGKRDGHSDNQQDSQQDSQQDSQQVSQQDSQQVSQQVSQQDSQRGDPRENQPDDRAPARAYSASDQDVRVKRKKKKKKKKKKHFDKDGSKPGDDKREDEEGKELPSDKPDDVPEEGQTGTAQGGLLKSGLQGHTEDDEEEEEEEEEEDDDDEDDDDDDDDDDDDDDDDDDDDDEENDVPFKKPSGTIKRISEGGGTTYRSIEMNKVNSVWVIRDKNNKVINVKWENKIFEKLFFETFENYVKRYINEYHPEWRQYPYNGSQISGIKHGYLKGIQ, from the exons ATGGGGAGCAACAGCCTGCCGATGTCGCAGCAGATGTACTTCAGCACGCACAACGCCCTGCGGATAAACGACGAAAACGATGTGATCAGCACCCTGTTCTACGAGATAAACGGGAACAGGCACATCAGCCTGCTGATCTTCCCCTTCTACGACGTGCAAATGCTGAAGAGGCTGCtcataaaaaagttaaatctGCCCGGAGGAGTTAAAGTGAATGACATCATCATATTCTACAAGGGAATCAAATTGCCAAACTACAGAATTATAAGTACCTACTTAGAAAGTACCAGtcgaaatgagaaaaaaaaaaaaaaaaaaaaaaaaaaattaaataaattatattggGCCATAAAGGATACCAACCCTAATGCATCCATAAGAGTTATAGACCAAAAGAGTtaccctcctttttttgaaaacattTTACACGACATTAAGTTagcttttaaaaagaacattTCTCCAAAGCTGACTATGGATGGGACAGGAGGTACGTACCTCCTCTTCAACAGCAAGAAGAAGGTGTGTTCTGTTTTTAAGCCGTTAGATGAGGAAGCCTTTGCCCCATTTAATCCTAGGGGGTATGAAGGGAAGATGTATCAGGAGGGGTTTCGGTCTGGAGTGCTATCTGGGGAAGGAGCGAGCAGAGAGATAGCTGCCTACATACTGGATAATAGCTATAATAACTTTAGTAGCGTGCCCTGTACCATCATGGTGGAAGCTTGCAACCCTCACTTTAATAATAAGAGCAAGCTGAAATACGTAGATAACGAAGCTACTCTCAAGTGGAAATGTGGGTCGCTGCAAGAATTTGTGGATTCTAGAGAGAGCGTAGGCAACTACGATTACAAGCAGTTTAGCATTAGGGACATCCACAAGATTGCCATTTTGGACATACGGGTCATGAATTTGGATCGGAACGATGGGAACATTTTGGTTTCTCCTTTGAAGAGTCTCAAGGACTCCTGCAACCAGTTCCTCTACCGCAACAACCGCAGCCTCGGCACCACCGACGAGGACATCCTCAAGCGGATCGTCACCATTGAGAAGAAGCCCTCCAG gtacAGTCTCATCCCCATAGACCACGGACTCATCATGCCCCACATAATGGACGTCGCCGAGATCGACTTGGTTTGGTTCGAGTGGCCCCAGACGAAG GTCCCCTTCGACGACGAGGAGCTGGAGGTCATCTTCACGTTCGACCCAGACAAGGACGCGGAGAAGATCCGCAACAAGCTCCTCATCCGGGAGGACTGCATACGCACCATGCGCGTGTGCACGCGGCTGCTGCAGATCGGCGCCCGCATGCACCTGAATTTGCACGAAATTGCGAAAATCAGCACGCGGAAGAGCATCGACGAGGAGTCCGTGCTGGAGCACCTCGTCAGGGACTCCATCGTGCAG GCCTACCAAATGATGGACTACACCTCCCTGATGAGCACCAACCGGCTGGGCCACATCCTCGACCTggcagaaataaaaattaacaaaaaaaaaaaaaacagcaaaatgaagaccATCGAGCACATCGACGAAGCATTGAAAGGAGCAAACGAAACAGCAGATATGAAGAGGATAGAAAACGCCACTTGTCGCTTTAGCCCCTTATCGAAGGACAAGTGCAGGTCGTTGGACTACAGCTTTGGGAAGTGTCTGCCCAGTGGATACACCTGCCAGATTGTAAAAGGCGTAATAAATGCTGAGGATAAATTAAGTGGGGGCAGctccaaggggaagaaggaaggaagaagcccTCTTGGGAGTCGTGACAGATCGGTGGAGACTTTAACGTATGGAACCTCTGGCGGGTCGTTAGTGCACCCTCCGGGCATCGCTGCGGGGGAGCCCTCCTCAGTAGGTGCACACCCCGGGGAGGTGCAAAGTAAAGACGGGGCGGTGGAGGAGAGCGCTCTTGAGAGTGCATCGCGTGGGTCCGGTGTAACCCCGCCAGGTATAATCCCATCGGAAGGAATCCCACCAGGTATAATCCCACCGGGCGGAATCGAATCAGGTATAATCCCACCGGGCGAGGCAAAAGGAAGCCTGAGCAACGAATTCGAAGCTctgaagaggaaagaaaagagcGCCTACGATGGCTTGTACGGCACCGCTGACGTGGATCTCAATGCGGGAAGCAACCAGaatgagcaaaataaaacgtCCACCAACTCGTTGAGCAACAGGAGTGACTACACGCTGGTGACTGCCAGCTCCAGCTCGTGCGTGGAcgagaagggggggagcaattccggcagcgggggggaaaggaagggggaagggaagcGGGATGGCCATAGTGATAACCAACAGGACAGCCAACAGGACAGCCAACAGGACAGCCAACAGGTCAGCCAACAGGACAGCCAACAGGTCAGCCAACAGGTCAGCCAACAGGACAGCCAACGTGGTGACCCACGTGAGAACCAACCGGACGACCGCGCACCGGCGCGAGCATACAGCGCGAGCGACCAAGATGTGCGggtaaagagaaaaaagaagaagaagaagaaaaaaaaaaagcatttcgATAAGGATGGCAGCAAGCCAGGTGACGACAAGAGGGAGGACGAGGAAGGAAAGGAGTTGCCCAGTGACAAGCCGGACGATGTGCCTGAAGAGGGCCAGACGGGGACCGCCCAGGGGGGGTTGCTCAAAAGCGGCCTGCAGGGCCACACggaagatgatgaagaagaagaagaagaagaagaagaagaagacgacgatgatgaagacgacgatgatgacgatgatgacgatgatgacgacgatgacgacgatgacgacgacgacgacgaAGAAAACGACGTGCCGTTCAAAAAACCCTCGGGGACCATCAAACGGATAAGCGAAGGCGGAGGGACGACCTACCGGAGCATCGAAATGAACAAAGTAAATTCCGTATGGGTGATTCGAGACAAGAACAACAAGGTTATAAAcgtcaaatgggaaaataaaatttttgagaAGCTTTTCTTCGAGACGTTTGAGAATTATGTGAAGAGGTACATCAACGAGTACCACCCGGAGTGGAGGCAATACCCCTACAACGGCTCCCAGATCAGCGGCATCAAGCACGGCTACCTCAAGGGCATCCAGTGA
- a CDS encoding valine-tRNA ligase (encoded by transcript PVX_119665A; Apicoplast targeted protein. Curated by Stuart Ralph, Walter and Eliza Hall Institute of Medical Research, Australia.): MRSLLPHLCMAHLCLSPSPVEGRSRGGLPTGANLSPPGGEIRPPAPVVVPNRVLRIRYVANQLNCCRRPSECPPAVTCDYYTSGRKSGRGRPPHRGALHFVEGTLSTAAGRRRKKKASRICPTTEEKPLSLRLSPYGVLDPPTIRQNESRYSTVTLSGGAERRGDPLEELYQRGEARRSASPKYAFFKNAGSLLGLEKIYRIATRRWSTTLSWGSLLQEELLLKHISQVDDLKGLYSEEITTSLYALKQREEKRYLDRFSPSQYANAFIFLFPPPNLSGELHAGHYFNFVQLHVLLLFSRHIWSRYSLALYGADHGGLSAHAAFSRAADPKWTREKHISEMKRWQEKLKEKILTCMQKMNIAVDRSRFYSTMSGNMKQLVTDTFYALYRNDLIVKRLYPVYYCPPLGTIISKLDVEFRETLQPRWRVTLRLVDGGEESHVDTESDSPHGDNTPPGVNSKRTVGEQSNCRYPPQLQQTNEVKFFPQSSHHFFYLKNTHEVPPEVTPSESIHVEVTNLEDLKRVVAILYFSPKKEKRYRGKYALLPLLNKGVPLICSNERNVLPLLGGRKTQEEGALHELGHGQSAGDVFIPVFSKEESYNHYANGGSGTNEAESSHWVNREKRTVRKEQPNCQTERRELPPLVEHLLESGLAKVVTPRETQLKCAFYKNNECMLTLAEQWCLRYEKLSKIFFDGPHGGGNRSYRIIPSKYGGYFTGAFPPPSEWTLSRQVPHGHPVPLFRYEPPGGGLSKKSHLGGVEGIHLGEGGDAHLEEAADAHLGTPSCYIYGNDVEEAYQNLCKSGLLHRSQVKREFLKREEDVLDSWFSSCLYILHCIKEMGVDLPHFLRVRRSLVDFLLTGRDILQPWVVRSFVLLSYVMERVGEGGGKGEGSPRSGQNSSQDSGQNNRRTNRPSSAPPPLAGTVKFHGLLKDQAGRKISKSETNATHYEGLVREANVDQRKCCSLGFFEGCKKTMGGHSNHCMGLLPLCLATTN; this comes from the exons ATGAGATCGCTGCTGCCCCACCTGTGCATGGCGCACCTGTGCCTGAGCCCTTCGCCGGTGGAGGGGCGCTCCCGAGGGGGGCTGCCAACTGGAGCGAACCTGTCTCCACCGGGCGGAGAAATACGCCCCCCAGCCCCTGTGGTGGTGCCCAACCGTGTCTTAAGAATTAGGTACGTTGCAAATCAACTTAACTGTTGTAGACGCCCAAGTGAATGTCCCCCTGCTGTTACATGTGATTACTACACAAGTGGGCGAAAGAGCGGAAGGGGGAGACCCCCTCACCGGGGTGCACTCCACTTCGTTGAAGGTACCCTATCAACCGCagcaggaagaagaagaaaaaaaaaagcgtctCGCATTTGCCCTACAACGGAGGAGAAGCCGTTATCCCTGCGTTTGTCACCATATGGTGTGCTGGACCCCCCGACGATCCGCCAAAATGAATCGCGGTATTCAACGGTTACGCTGAGTGGAGGTGCAGAAAGGAGGGGAGACCCACTGGAAGAGCTTTaccaaaggggagaggcgAGGAGAAGTGCCTCCCCCAAATATGCCTTCTTCAAAAACGCGGGCAGTTTGTTAGGcttagaaaaaatttacaggATAGCCACAAGGAGGTGGAGCACTACCCTTTCCTGGGGTTCTCTCCTGCAGGAGGAGCTGCTCCTTAAGCACATCAGCCAAGTAGACGACCTTAAGGGACTATACAGCGAAGAGATAACGACCAGTCTGTATGCCCTGAAGCAgagggaggagaagaggTACCTAGATCGGTTCAGTCCCTCACAGTATGCCAacgcatttatttttttattccccccgCCCAACTTGTCTGGGGAGTTGCACGCCGGGCACTACTTCAACTTCGTGCAGCTCCACGTCCTCCTACTCTTCAGCAGGCACATCTGGTCCAGGTACTCCCTCGCGCTGTATG GTGCAGACCACGGAGGACTGAGCGCCCACGCCGCGTTCTCCAGAGCGGCCGACCCAAAGTGGACCAGAGAAAAGCACATCAGCGAAATGAAGCGATGGCAAGAAAAGCTAAAGGAAAAGATCCTCacgtgcatgcaaaaaatgaatattgcAGTTGACAGGAGCCGCTTCTACAGCACCATGAGTGGAAATATGAAGCAACTCGTTACGGATACGTTCTACGCATTATATAGGAACGACCTCATTGTTAAGAGGCTCTACCCTGTGTATTATTGCCCCCCCTTGGGAACCATCATTTCAAAGCTGGATGTAGAATTTAGGGAGACGCTCCAACCCAGATGGAGGGTAACACTTCGCCTGGTGGATGGTGGGGAAGAATCTCACGTAGACACAGAGAGTGACTCCCCCCATGGGGATAACACCCCTCCAGGGGTGAACTCCAAGCGAACAGTAGGGGAACAGTCCAACTGTAGGTATCCCCCCCAATTGCAGCAAACAAATGAGGTgaagtttttcccccaaagttcccaccattttttttatttaaaaaatacacatgaGGTGCCACCCGAAGTTACTCCCTCAGAGAGCATCCACGTGGAAGTGACCAACTTAGAAGACTTAAAAAGAGTCGTagccattttgtatttttcgccaaagaaggagaagcgctATAGGGGTAAGTACGCCCTGTTGCCCCTCCTAAACAAGGGAGTGCCTTTGATTTGCTCCAACGAGCGGAACGTTCTCCCCCTACTGGGGGGTAGGAAGACACAGGAGGAGGGGGCTCTGCATGAACTGGGCCACGGCCAAAGCGCTGGGGATGTATTCATCCCGGTGTTTTCCAAGGAGGAGAGCTACAACCACTATGCgaatgggggaagcggcacaaACGAAGCAGAGTCATCACATTGGGTCAACCGAGAGAAACGCACCGTGCGTAAGGAGCAGCCAAACTGCCAAACGGAGCGGAGAGAACTCCCCCCACTTGTGGAGCACCTGCTGGAGAGCGGCCTCGCCAAAGTGGTAACCCCACGGGAGACTCAACTGAAGTGCgccttttataaaaacaacgAGTGTATGCTAACCCTGGCGGAGCAGTGGTGCCTGCGCTATGAGAAGCtcagcaaaatattttttgatgGCCCACATGGAGGGGGAAACCGAAGCTACCGAATCATTCCTTCCAAGTATGGGGGCTACTTCACGGgggcgtttcccccccccagcgaGTGGACGTTGAGCAGGCAGGTCCCCCACGGGCACCCAGTGCCGCTCTTTAGGTACGAGCCTCCCGGGGGGGGCCTATCAAAGAAGAGCCACTTGGGAGGAGTGGAAGGCATCCACTTgggagaagggggagacgcccatttggaagaagcagcagacGCCCACTTGGGTACCCCCTCCTGCTACATCTATGGTAACGATGTGGAAGAAGCTTACCAAAACCTCTGCAAATCGGGGCTGCTTCATCGCAGCCAAGTGAAGAGGGAGTTcctaaaaagggaggaggacGTGCTAGACAGCTGGTTTTCGTCGTGCCTGTACATCCTACACTGCATTAAGGAGATGGGGGTTGACTTGCCCCACTTCCTGCGGGTTAGGAGGAGCCTGGTGGACTTCCTCCTCACGGGGAGGGACATCCTGCAGCCCTGGGTGGTGCGCAGCTTCGTGCTGCTAAGCTATGTGATGGAGCgcgtgggggaggggggaggcaaagGTGAAGGTAGCCCGAGGAGCGGCCAGAATAGCAGCCAGGATAGCGGCCAGAATAACCGCCGCACTAACCGCCCTAGCAGCGCCCCTCCACCCCTCGCGGGCACCGTCAAGTTCCACGGCCTCCTGAAGGACCAAGCGGGCAGAAAAATCAGCAAAAGCGAAACCAACGCAACCCACTACGAAGGCCTCGTGAGGGAAGCGAACGTCGACCAG CGGAAGTGCTGTTCATTAGGCTTTTTCGAAGGGTGCAAAAAGACAATGGGGGGACATTCCAACCACTGCATGGGTCTACTACCCCTCTGTCTAGCAACTACCAATTGA
- a CDS encoding hypothetical protein, conserved (encoded by transcript PVX_119660A), with protein MRGAGGFYKGTNTEQTPYFGDKEKKLIEKMTWPEIYKHKIDLTKINLDVVGKWIQKRLIEILGFEDDILYEYCVSQLRLDPEAIDEESENFLNSKRLKINLTGFIGNKKSEVFVQELLELLISGEQNEAQLLASQMETKRIEMEQVQKENELLQRNIHNLRSIYAESANRKDPTPAENASGETDDPNGPPKDPKGRPQDQNKQIDGHSPKRSDHIHNKRRMKPTRRSSPESSPSTIEGDKHAKYKRRKHKIYANRERRHSDEEEEERDGPSCIEDSSSDEPTEETRGGRGKQERRRRSVSAANSDGRSSSSASLSPSSAGTAKHKHRRELDAANGRNGRGSVKEFDDDSTRKSSRDSNAKEIHSILKRKSYNSMKKGLRAWSPSESDNG; from the exons ATGAGGGGCGCGGGAGGATTCTacaaaggaaccaacacagAGCAGACGCCCTACTTTGGGGATAAGGAAAAGAAGCTCATCGAAAAGATGACTTGGCCAGAAATATACAAACACAAAATAGATCTTAccaaaataaatttggaTGTGGTAGGCAAATGGATTCAAAAGAGGCTCATCGAAATTTTGGGCTTTGAGGATGACATCCTGTATGAGTACTGCGTCTCTCAGTTGAGGCTCGACCCGGAGGCCATCG ACGAAGAGAGCGAGAACTTCCTCAACTCGAAGAGGCTCAAAATAAACCTCACCGGCTTCATTG gaaacaaaaaaagcgaagTGTTCGTCCAAGAGCTACTGGAACTTCTCATTTCGGGAGAGCAGAACGAGGCGCAACTTTTGGCTTCCCAAATGGAAACGAAAAGAATCGAAATGGAGCAAGTCCAAAAGGAGAATGAGCTCCTGCAGAGGAACATTCATAATTTGAGGAGCATATACGCAG AAAGTGCAAACCGGAAGGACCCCACCCCAGCGGAAAACGCCAGCGGCGAAACGGATGACCCGAACGGACCGCCAAAGGACCCTAAGGGAAGGCCGCAGGACCAGAACAAACAGATCGATGGCCACTCGCCAAAGCGCAGTGACCACATCCACAACAAGAGGAGGATGAAACCAACTAGACGTTCTTCTCCCGAATCGTCACCGTCCACCATTGAGGGAGACAAGCACGCAAAATacaaaaggaggaaacataaaatatatgccaACAGGGAAAGGCGTCACagtgatgaagaagaggaggagcggGACGGCCCCAGTTGCATTGAGGACTCCTCTTCGGATGAGCCAACGgaggaaa CGAGGGGCGGGCGAGGTAAGCAGGAACGCCGCCGGAGAAGTGTCAGTGCAGCGAACTCGGATGGAAGAAGCAGCTCGTCCGCCTCCCTTTCACCCTCCTCCGCAGGAACGGCGAAGCATAAGCATCGAAGAGAGTTGGACGCGGCGAATGGCAGAAATGGCAGAGGCTCCGTGAAAGAGTTTGACGACGACAG TACCCGAAAGTCGTCCAGAGATTCCAACGCGAAAGAAATCCACAGCATactgaaaaggaaaagctaCAACAGTATGAAAAAGGGGCTTCGGGCTTGGTCTCCCTCCGAGAGTGACAATGGGTAA
- a CDS encoding hypothetical protein, conserved (encoded by transcript PVX_119655A) has translation MLNSDLGKPQDDVAVYEYTDIPMHVSLPRYVYKFKPWNNDTRYLYPPEKMQGEIDDLNLLMKSMVPRISTLFMSTISCNLMLLSFCGLIIFFHFKKDVDTSFIFACIFLGSFIHYVISIVCRYLITKAVIMAVESRLKELNAKYDSEKIYFKLINLSTIGFKYLKFHWGYNNTVHYALRVVYKYCVII, from the exons ATGCTGAACTCCGATTTGGGGAAGCCCCAAGATGACGTGGCAGTGTACGAGTACACAGACATCCCAATGCACGTGTCCTTGCCCAGGTAcgtttataaatttaagCCATGGAACAACGACACGCGTTATTTATACCCCCCCGAGAAGATGCAGGGAGAAATAGACGACCTAAATTTGCTGATGAAGTCGATGGTTCCCAg AATCTCCACCCTGTTCATGTCGACCATCTCGTGCAACCTGATGCTGCTGAGCTTCTGTGGACTCATCATATTCTTTCACTTCAAAAAGGACGTGGACACTTCCTTCATATTTGCATGCATCTTTTTAGGGTCCTTTATCCACTACGTTATAAGCATAGTGTGCAGGTACTTAATCACGAAGGCTGTGATCATGGCCGTGGAGTCCAGGCTGAAGGAGCTGAACGCGAAATACGACAGcgagaaaatttattttaagttaattaatttaagCACCATAGGGTTCAAGTATTTGAAATTTCACTGGGGTTACAACAACACTGTGCACTATGCGCTGCGCGTTGTGTACAAGTACTGCGTGATTATATGA
- a CDS encoding hypothetical protein, conserved (encoded by transcript PVX_119650A) produces MKMLELNYYHGEIFEKYKINSVLSALVDKHKLQNESIDFNELSNRKNNYSIMALLGSQIKNFNDDVYKDIDTNDIILALSKLKQIDEQITINESRNKDYILEMAEQMYYEYSQKGHISNENSFHLNGKENFITVNLQLMNEINAGIRSYQNKIPYLRSHWEEKYPRGDALLPVGGAPHHNNGDADNYNTSGLIEREDYYSVKQSELADDRGRNLLGKNTHPSRKNSQVFANRTDEHNQVDELGPNEDDSHLGVLRGANATEYGAEKALCNAGGSGKSNLYQYRKEATNSTYCNSVENVNGPGGASRRSSLNFLGEEEGDGAHVSGINDDRGERMGERLGERSARSTSNHRRRSSLSNGTRYHQGEQALIRDPSKGAYLKRETGLARPSAHMGQARKTAQYERGEEDNNLAENNRRNSALSSAQDLGIAMENEPTTHRRRSFYDAEHVSRINSNMWGHRHTRAHASGSGKGRFEKNGELLRKEDLNYYGAESKRAMSNVNSIMGAYHPGGKIPAHGNIFTKKGLNSNGRNGGNAPNSVLENIDKAEQEIVNNHLKNSLTQNEYVARRMSSILLNPTMPQKEIFGGRVVPPYGHQGHQGYQGQQYPQSVTAFPPRNPSSGNNYPGDLSLQKYSTLGQRKNYTAYTNNNSSYIVSSSVNKNNPSEEDSIIHVLGGRGGTDHENKQFVARPRNSYLMRERNMHFNSVERNNSSNTPLINMDSVSNFSRNVPKSIESNVNLYTNKHSRALDINDLNSNASRNYVNSSNSFKSDFTAMRENYAKMLDRSKSLTSQVYRAPVAQRYM; encoded by the coding sequence atgaagatgctCGAGCTGAACTACTACCATGGAGAGATATTCGAAAAGTACAAAATCAACAGCGTGCTGTCCGCACTGGTAGACAAGCACAAGctgcaaaatgaaagcaTCGATTTTAACGAACTGAGCAACAGGAAGAACAACTACAGCATAATGGCCCTCCTGGGAAGCCaaatcaaaaattttaacgaCGATGTGTATAAAGATATAGATACGAATGATATCATCTTAGCTCTCTCCAAGTTGAAACAAATTGACGAACAGATCACCATAAACGAAAGCCGCAATAAAGATTACATTTTGGAGATGGCAGAGCAAATGTACTATGAGTACTCCCAGAAGGGACACATCAGCAATGAAAATTCTTTCCATTtaaatggaaaggaaaactTCATCACCGTGAATTTACAACTCATGAATGAAATTAACGCAGGGATTAGGAGTTACCAAAATAAGATACCCTATTTGCGTTCCCAttgggaggaaaaatatcCCAGGGGGGATGCTTTACTCCCTGTCGGCGGGGCTCCACATCATAATAATGGGGACGCCGATAATTACAACACCTCTGGGTTGATTGAACGGGAGGATTATTACAGCGTGAAGCAAAGTGAGCTTGCGGATGATAGGGGGAGAAACCTGCTGGGTAAAAATACCCACCCGAGTAGGAAGAACAGCCAGGTGTTTGCCAACCGGACTGATGAGCACAACCAGGTGGATGAGTTGGGGCCAAACGAGGATGATAGTCATTTGGGCGTCCTTCGTGGCGCGAATGCCACAGAGTATGGAGCAGAAAAGGCCCTCTGTAATGCTGGTGGTAGTGGGAAGAGCAACCTGTATCAGTACCGAAAGGAGGCGACGAACAGCACCTACTGCAACAGCGTCGAAAATGTGAATGGCCCCGGCGGGGCGAGCAGGCGGAGCAGCCTGAACTTCCTTGGCGAAGAGGAGGGCGACGGCGCCCATGTTAGCGGCATTAATGATGACCGTGGTGAGCGCATGGGAGAGCGCCTAGGCGAGCGCAGTGCCAGGAGCACCAGCAACCAtcgaaggagaagcagcctCAGCAACGGGACGCGTTATCACCAGGGGGAACAGGCCCTGATAAGAGACCCATCGAAAGGGGCCTACTTGAAGAGGGAGACGGGGCTGGCGAGACCATCTGCGCATATGGGCCAAGCCAGAAAAACAGCTCAGTACGaacgaggggaagaagacaaTAACTTGGCCGAAAATAACCGCAGAAATAGTGCCCTCAGCAGTGCACAAGATTTAGGCATAGCAATGGAGAATGAGCCAACCACACACAGGAGGAGAAGCTTTTACGATGCGGAGCATGTTAGCAGAATCAACTCGAACATGTGGGGCCACCGACATACCAGGGCCCATGCaagtggaagcggcaaagggagatttgaaaaaaatggcgagcTTCTACGCAAGGAGGATTTGAACTACTACGGAGCTGAGTCGAAGCGAGCCATGAGCAATGTAAATAGCATTATGGGTGCTTACCacccgggggggaaaataccTGCACATGGCAATATTTTCACCAAAAAGGGCCTTAACAGTAATGGGCGCAATGGGGGCAACGCCCCCAACAGCGTCCTCGAAAATATTGACAAGGCCGAACAAGAAATCGTTAACAACCACTTGAAGAATTCGCTAACGCAGAACGAATACGTCGCGCGGAGGATGAGCTCCATCCTGCTGAACCCGACCATGCCGCAGAAGGAAATCTTTGGCGGCAGAGTTGTGCCCCCCTATGGCCACCAAGGTCACCAAGGTTATCAAGGTCAGCAATACCCTCAAAGTGTAACAGCCTTCCCTCCGAGGAATCCATCGAGTGGTAATAACTACCCGGGGGACCTGTCTCTGCAGAAGTACAGCACACTCGGCCAGAGAAAGAATTACACGGCCTACACGAACAACAACAGTAGCTACATCGTCAGTAGCAGCGTCAACAAGAATAACCCCTCTGAAGAGGACTCCATCATTCACGTGCTTGGAGGGAGAGGCGGGACGGACCATGAGAATAAGCAGTTCGTTGCGAGACCTAGAAATAGCTACCTCATGAGGGAGAGAAACATGCACTTCAACTCTGTGGAGCGAAATAACAGCTCCAACACGCCGCTGATAAATATGGACAGTGTGAGTAACTTCTCGCGCAACGTGCCGAAATCGATTGAATCGAACGTAAATTTGTACACAAATAAACACTCACGGGCGTTGGACATAAATGACCTGAACAGCAATGCCAGTCGAAACTACGTGAACAGTTCGAACAGCTTCAAAAGCGACTTCACAGCGATGCGCGAAAATTATGCCAAGATGCTGGACCGCTCCAAGTCGCTCACTTCGCAGGTTTATCGGGCGCCCGTTGCACAGAGGTATATGTAG
- a CDS encoding hypothetical protein, conserved (encoded by transcript PVX_119645A), with product MNLFLNVLILIDAASVTFLSVTFLMINLNEESLLLSKAHRENGKKALVVAILLYAVFLIFLFTYKAYKNKRKLYNNFFMKKRNAPRYVQLASNYLSATDEYEQYELSKI from the coding sequence GTACTCATTTTGATTGACGCAGCGAGTGTTACGTTCCTCTCAGTAACATTTCTTATGATCAACTTGAATGAAGAAAGTCTGTTACTAAGTAAAGCACACCgagaaaatgggaaaaaggcTCTGGTAgtagccattttgttgtatgcagtttttttaattttcctctTTACATACAAAGCCTACAAAAACAAGCGAAAGCTGTACAACAACTTCTTCATGAAGAAGAGAAATGCGCCCAGGTATGTTCAGCTCGCCAGCAACTATTTATCAGCCACGGACGAGTACGAGCAGTACGAGCTGAGCAAGATTTAG